A genomic segment from Chitinophaga flava encodes:
- a CDS encoding SDR family NAD(P)-dependent oxidoreductase: MKKLLKEKTVLISGALGDIGRAVAIAFAEQGAGVALGDIQPAEKAEPLLNELKAIGVPCHYTQVDVSDAAAVDSWLQAAEAALGLVSMVVANAATVTIAGLYQITAEQWSKELRVNLDGAFHIARAVTSRLLEKAAMGSVVFVGSWAAEAVHSHIPAYSVSKAGLRMLSKCMALELAPHGIMVNEIAPGYVDAGLSRTVWEQAPEQKELARLRTPVRQLITPQQVAREVVRLCDPENRHITGSVLLMDGGLSLL; this comes from the coding sequence ATGAAAAAATTATTGAAAGAAAAAACAGTCCTGATCAGTGGCGCCCTGGGCGACATTGGCAGGGCTGTGGCCATTGCGTTTGCGGAGCAGGGCGCAGGTGTTGCATTGGGAGATATTCAGCCCGCAGAGAAGGCAGAGCCTCTGCTGAATGAACTGAAGGCTATCGGTGTGCCTTGTCATTATACACAGGTAGATGTGTCTGATGCAGCGGCGGTAGACAGTTGGTTACAGGCTGCTGAAGCAGCTCTGGGGCTGGTGAGCATGGTGGTGGCCAATGCGGCTACTGTCACTATTGCCGGTCTTTACCAGATTACAGCGGAGCAATGGAGTAAAGAGCTGCGGGTAAACCTGGATGGTGCTTTTCATATAGCCCGTGCCGTTACCAGTCGGTTGCTGGAAAAGGCTGCCATGGGGAGTGTGGTGTTTGTGGGCAGTTGGGCTGCTGAAGCGGTGCACAGTCATATTCCGGCCTATTCGGTATCCAAGGCTGGTTTGCGGATGTTGTCGAAATGTATGGCACTGGAACTGGCTCCGCATGGTATTATGGTCAACGAGATCGCGCCGGGTTATGTAGATGCCGGACTTAGTCGGACGGTATGGGAACAAGCACCGGAGCAGAAAGAGCTGGCTCGTCTCAGAACACCGGTACGGCAGCTGATTACGCCGCAGCAGGTGGCCCGGGAGGTAGTACGGTTGTGTGATCCGGAAAACAGACATATCACCGGCAGCGTATTGCTGATGGATGGCGGATTGTCTTTGTTGTAA
- a CDS encoding neutral/alkaline non-lysosomal ceramidase N-terminal domain-containing protein — translation MTNYHGIIGLSREDITPPVGIFARNWGAATHDVAAGVHMPLTLTCITFQTDKNVQPLVLVSADLGWWKSAADEKTLRQGILQALSLPEERLMFCLTHTHAGPSTFSEDAGKPGGQYIIPYLQQLQEKAVSCIRRALADAQPATLTWQYGSCNLAVNRDFPEPGGDRLVVGYNPAVSADDTVLVGRITDNAGKVTGTIVNYACHPTTLAWENQLLSPDYIGGMRTVVEAATAAPCLFLQGASGELSPAEQYSGDTSLADGYGRQLGYAVLSVLEGMLPPDTTLTFTGVVESGASLGIWKKTPAPATTTLLAEMTLVEMPLKPMPSLAEIEAAWATCEHHVIKERLWRQRGIRKTVGEGTVAKMPLWIWRLGNTILAGQPNEAYSLLQQELRQQLAPATVAVMNIVNGYAGYLPPSASFSHHSYTVWQTPFQQGSLEQLIHTAITISQRMIQSA, via the coding sequence ATGACGAACTATCACGGAATAATAGGCCTATCCAGGGAAGACATTACGCCGCCGGTGGGCATCTTTGCACGCAATTGGGGAGCTGCCACCCATGATGTGGCGGCAGGTGTTCATATGCCGTTGACCCTCACCTGTATCACTTTTCAAACCGATAAGAACGTACAGCCGTTAGTGTTAGTATCTGCTGACCTGGGCTGGTGGAAAAGTGCTGCCGATGAAAAAACACTGCGGCAGGGCATATTACAGGCCTTGTCCCTGCCGGAAGAACGCCTGATGTTTTGTTTGACTCATACCCACGCGGGCCCCAGTACTTTCAGTGAAGATGCGGGCAAACCCGGTGGTCAATATATCATTCCATATCTTCAGCAGTTGCAGGAGAAGGCTGTCAGCTGTATCCGCCGCGCACTGGCAGATGCACAGCCGGCAACGCTCACCTGGCAATATGGGAGCTGTAACCTGGCCGTGAACCGCGATTTCCCAGAGCCTGGCGGTGATCGCCTGGTAGTAGGGTACAACCCTGCTGTCAGCGCTGATGATACGGTGCTGGTAGGCCGTATTACAGACAACGCCGGTAAGGTGACCGGCACTATTGTAAACTATGCCTGTCATCCTACCACGCTGGCCTGGGAAAACCAGCTGCTGTCGCCCGACTATATTGGTGGAATGCGTACCGTAGTGGAAGCTGCTACTGCGGCTCCCTGCCTCTTTTTGCAGGGCGCTTCCGGTGAGTTATCGCCTGCAGAACAATACAGTGGTGATACTTCGCTGGCCGATGGTTATGGCCGTCAGCTGGGTTATGCTGTGCTCTCTGTACTGGAAGGGATGCTGCCACCGGATACTACGCTTACTTTTACCGGCGTGGTGGAATCCGGTGCTTCGCTGGGTATCTGGAAAAAAACACCCGCCCCGGCGACTACCACGCTGCTGGCTGAAATGACGCTGGTGGAAATGCCGCTGAAACCGATGCCTTCACTGGCGGAGATAGAAGCTGCATGGGCCACCTGTGAACATCATGTGATCAAAGAACGGCTGTGGCGTCAGCGAGGTATCCGTAAGACTGTAGGCGAAGGCACTGTGGCAAAAATGCCGCTATGGATATGGAGGCTGGGAAATACGATACTCGCCGGACAGCCCAACGAGGCCTATTCTTTGCTTCAGCAGGAACTACGGCAACAGCTGGCTCCGGCAACTGTGGCCGTTATGAATATTGTAAACGGTTATGCTGGTTATCTGCCACCTTCAGCATCGTTTAGCCATCACAGTTATACTGTATGGCAAACACCCTTTCAGCAAGGTTCGCTGGAACAATTGATCCACACTGCCATCACTATTTCACAACGAATGATCCAATCCGCATGA
- a CDS encoding SLC5 family protein: MNLNLTLLDAIIFGVYILGVIGLGIYASRKGQQTKRDYFLAGDKLPWWMIGGSIIAANISSHHLVGAMGVAYSRGFVAIAMEWGAILMGFNALLWIFLPFYIRNGFYTVPEFLEKRFGTAARTTYASLILLTYVLVEISAVLYLGALSLHSLLGISVMTSVVILALITGVYTIAGGLRAVIYTEMLQLIVLVMGGIALTIATVNAAGGVSAITDTVKDWDLILPANDPDFPWTMYLGGVLCISVFYCATNQFIVQRVLAAKNEWHARMGVVFGDYLKFLIPVIITVPALVAPKLFPHLEKPDLLFPTLVEKLLPTGLVGLVMAGLIAAVMSHLSGAINSCTTILTVDIYLPYFRKKATEAEAVRFGRWAGAVIIVIGILCTGLFLTQSKKPVFLYLMNAYGLFTPGIAAMFLLGILWKRTTHAGALAAGLLTIPLSIAMEIIYPAMPFFNRTGIVFWSCMLVCAGVSLLTKPVPEARLEGLIWNRESLKLPPDLLRQSRGWRNPTLWWGFITALVLYFYIRYA; this comes from the coding sequence ATGAACCTTAACCTGACCTTACTCGATGCCATCATCTTTGGAGTGTATATATTGGGCGTAATTGGCCTGGGCATCTATGCCTCCCGCAAAGGCCAGCAAACAAAAAGGGATTATTTTCTGGCCGGTGATAAACTGCCCTGGTGGATGATCGGTGGCAGCATCATTGCTGCCAACATCAGCAGCCATCATCTGGTAGGGGCCATGGGCGTAGCCTATAGCCGCGGTTTTGTGGCTATTGCCATGGAATGGGGCGCCATCCTCATGGGCTTCAATGCCTTGTTATGGATCTTCCTTCCATTTTATATCCGCAACGGATTTTATACAGTACCTGAATTTCTGGAGAAACGTTTTGGAACGGCTGCAAGAACTACTTACGCCAGTCTGATCCTGCTTACTTATGTGCTCGTAGAAATAAGTGCAGTATTATATCTGGGCGCGTTGTCATTACATTCTCTATTAGGTATTTCAGTGATGACCAGCGTGGTGATATTGGCGTTGATCACCGGTGTTTATACGATTGCCGGCGGTCTGCGGGCGGTGATATACACAGAGATGCTGCAGTTGATTGTACTGGTGATGGGGGGTATTGCACTCACTATTGCAACCGTCAACGCTGCAGGAGGTGTATCGGCCATTACAGATACCGTAAAGGATTGGGACCTCATTCTACCTGCCAACGATCCCGATTTTCCCTGGACCATGTATCTGGGGGGTGTATTGTGTATCAGTGTATTTTACTGTGCCACCAATCAGTTTATCGTACAACGGGTGCTGGCCGCCAAAAACGAATGGCATGCGCGCATGGGCGTGGTCTTTGGCGACTACCTCAAATTCCTGATTCCTGTTATCATTACCGTGCCGGCACTAGTGGCACCTAAACTATTTCCTCATCTTGAAAAACCTGATCTGCTGTTCCCCACACTGGTAGAGAAACTGTTGCCCACCGGCCTGGTAGGCTTGGTGATGGCCGGTTTGATAGCTGCCGTGATGTCACATCTTTCGGGAGCGATCAACTCCTGTACAACGATTCTTACCGTAGATATTTATCTTCCCTATTTCCGTAAAAAGGCTACGGAAGCAGAAGCGGTGCGCTTCGGCAGATGGGCCGGTGCTGTCATCATTGTGATCGGCATCTTATGCACAGGGTTGTTTCTGACACAATCCAAAAAACCGGTCTTCCTGTATCTGATGAATGCTTATGGTTTGTTTACGCCTGGTATTGCAGCCATGTTTCTGTTGGGTATTCTGTGGAAACGTACTACGCATGCAGGTGCGCTGGCAGCTGGCTTACTCACAATCCCGTTGTCTATCGCCATGGAAATCATCTATCCGGCTATGCCTTTCTTTAACCGTACCGGCATCGTTTTCTGGAGTTGTATGCTGGTATGCGCCGGCGTGAGTCTGCTCACCAAACCTGTGCCTGAAGCCCGTCTGGAAGGACTTATCTGGAACCGCGAAAGTTTAAAACTGCCGCCGGACCTGCTGCGTCAATCCCGTGGCTGGCGTAATCCAACACTCTGGTGGGGATTTATAACAGCGCTGGTGTTGTACTTCTATATCCGTTATGCGTAA
- a CDS encoding Gfo/Idh/MocA family protein, with protein MKNSRRNFIRNTALAGIGAGLLGNLRPLYGMNTSHSDKLIRIGIIGLDTSHAIAFTKNFNNPVTVPGLEGMKVVAAFPQTSPDIELNKKRLPGYIEQVKAMGVEIVDSMAALLEKADVILLESNDGRPHLAQAMPVIKAGKKIFIDKPLAASLADGIAIVKAAKKYNAPMFSSSALRFMDSVKQVQQGAIGKVTGADTFSPAALEKTHPDLFWYGIHGVETLFAVMGSGCKTVTRFNTPGNDVVVGQWSDDRIGTFRGTRNSPDDFGGRVFGEKGNQLLGPFKGYDALLQEIATFFRTGVPPVKPEETLEILAFMEAAEESKRKGGKPVALPAINI; from the coding sequence ATGAAAAACAGTCGCCGCAACTTTATCCGTAATACCGCGCTGGCCGGCATCGGAGCAGGTTTATTAGGAAACCTCCGGCCCTTGTATGGCATGAATACCAGTCATTCTGATAAACTGATCCGCATCGGTATCATCGGCCTCGATACTTCCCATGCAATCGCTTTCACCAAAAATTTCAACAACCCGGTAACAGTACCCGGTCTGGAAGGAATGAAAGTAGTGGCGGCCTTTCCGCAAACAAGCCCCGACATCGAGCTGAATAAAAAACGACTGCCAGGGTATATCGAACAAGTAAAAGCAATGGGAGTGGAGATCGTGGATTCAATGGCTGCACTATTGGAAAAAGCAGATGTGATATTGCTGGAATCCAATGATGGCCGTCCGCATCTGGCACAAGCTATGCCGGTCATCAAAGCAGGGAAAAAAATCTTCATTGATAAACCCCTGGCGGCATCACTCGCAGATGGTATTGCCATTGTAAAGGCAGCAAAAAAGTACAACGCACCAATGTTTTCTTCTTCTGCCCTGCGTTTTATGGACAGCGTCAAACAAGTACAACAGGGAGCTATCGGTAAAGTAACCGGTGCTGATACTTTCAGTCCTGCCGCCCTGGAAAAAACACATCCCGATTTGTTCTGGTATGGTATCCACGGAGTAGAAACGCTGTTCGCGGTAATGGGCAGCGGCTGCAAAACCGTTACCCGCTTTAATACCCCCGGTAATGATGTGGTAGTAGGACAGTGGAGCGATGATCGCATCGGCACGTTCAGAGGTACCCGCAACAGTCCCGATGATTTTGGCGGCCGCGTATTCGGCGAAAAAGGCAATCAGCTGTTAGGCCCTTTTAAAGGCTACGATGCACTGCTGCAGGAGATCGCCACCTTTTTCCGTACAGGCGTGCCTCCGGTAAAACCGGAAGAGACACTGGAG
- a CDS encoding LacI family DNA-binding transcriptional regulator, giving the protein MKKKAAEQPLGVKEIARRANVAIATVDRVIHNRPGVSLKTKNKIEQIIQELNYQPNILARRLASRKVLRLATLIPKVSSEETDFWTLPLAGIQKAEEEIKQFGVKIEPYYFDLNDRKSFVKTAKQMLKDPADGILLAPSFIEESVSFIRSCSKLNIPYVFINSDIPQQESLCYIGPDLFRSGYQAGQLVHYCTPRHSGILVLNISREIEDHHHLLRKEEGLRAYFKDSKRPVIKCDIRQTDQRSIEKELSKALQHHPGIKAIFVTNSRVAAVSHYLEKKGKKDTLLIGYDFTQENVLRLDQGHIDFLICQQPQEQGYRGIMALYQSLVLKVPVEKTHFMPIDIITKENHQFYCDLYDFTDSPDKRRK; this is encoded by the coding sequence ATGAAGAAAAAAGCGGCCGAACAACCCCTCGGCGTAAAGGAAATCGCCAGAAGAGCCAATGTAGCTATCGCTACAGTGGACAGGGTTATCCATAACCGGCCAGGTGTTTCCCTCAAAACAAAAAACAAAATAGAACAGATCATACAGGAACTGAACTACCAACCGAATATACTGGCGAGACGACTAGCATCCCGAAAGGTGCTGCGTCTCGCTACGCTTATCCCGAAAGTCTCCTCCGAAGAAACCGACTTCTGGACCCTGCCACTGGCCGGCATTCAGAAAGCAGAAGAAGAGATCAAACAGTTTGGGGTAAAAATAGAACCTTATTACTTTGACCTGAATGACCGGAAATCTTTTGTGAAGACGGCCAAACAGATGCTGAAAGATCCTGCTGATGGCATTTTACTGGCTCCTTCGTTTATAGAAGAATCTGTTTCGTTTATCCGTTCCTGTAGTAAACTGAACATCCCCTACGTTTTTATCAATTCAGATATTCCTCAACAGGAAAGCCTCTGTTATATAGGTCCCGACCTCTTTCGCAGCGGTTATCAGGCCGGACAGCTCGTCCATTATTGCACACCGCGCCACAGCGGCATACTCGTGCTCAACATCTCCCGGGAAATAGAAGACCATCACCACCTCCTGCGAAAAGAAGAAGGGTTGAGAGCCTACTTCAAAGACAGCAAAAGGCCGGTCATCAAATGCGATATCCGGCAAACAGACCAGCGATCTATCGAAAAAGAATTATCGAAAGCGCTGCAACATCACCCCGGCATCAAAGCCATTTTTGTCACCAACTCCAGAGTAGCGGCTGTTTCCCACTATCTCGAAAAAAAAGGCAAAAAAGATACCCTGCTCATTGGTTATGACTTCACGCAGGAAAATGTGCTACGCCTCGATCAGGGCCACATCGATTTCCTCATCTGTCAGCAGCCGCAAGAACAGGGCTATCGCGGCATCATGGCTTTATATCAGAGTCTTGTGCTGAAAGTACCGGTAGAAAAAACACATTTTATGCCTATTGATATCATCACCAAAGAAAATCATCAGTTTTATTGTGATTTATATGATTTTACTGATTCTCCTGATAAGCGAAGAAAGTGA
- a CDS encoding PQQ-dependent sugar dehydrogenase, with the protein MKRIRILLLILVFATGIYFLLRPSTSGFQQPIEATLQLDKTTLGISTIVSDLNVPWEIAWGPDNQIWYTEQSGTISKVDPHTGVKKLLLSIPDVYRQRTLGLLGMAIHPDKKLPYVFVDYTHLNKDSSIVSRLVRYTYTTDTLKDPLLLLELPGNTGHNGSRVAISPDGKVLLSTGDAAHDQLAPDTASLNGKVLRLNIDGTVPSDNPYPGNYLWSRGHRNIQGLVFTDKGRLFASEHGDATDDELNLIQKAGYYGWPSIEGYADRPDEKAHADSFPFIAPLKAWTPTIAPAGIDYYHSDKIPEWKNSLLLGTLKAASLHVIHLSSTQDAVTSEDIYFSGKYGRLRDICISPEGDVYIATSNRDWNPGKGFPLPHDDRILRIAALRPGEKVPATATRETAKAATVTAASSGAGIYKNYCEACHKPDGKGVPSSFPALAGNKLVTGDAKPLIQTILQGRSGDTKSKTSTYSEQMPAFNFLKDEEIAAVATYIRSSWGNSADSISTDTVTKTKQH; encoded by the coding sequence ATGAAACGTATCCGTATCCTCCTGCTGATCCTGGTATTTGCCACAGGCATCTATTTCCTGCTAAGACCCTCCACGAGCGGCTTTCAACAGCCGATAGAAGCTACCCTTCAACTGGACAAGACCACACTCGGCATCAGCACCATCGTATCAGACCTAAACGTACCCTGGGAAATAGCCTGGGGCCCCGACAACCAGATCTGGTACACCGAACAAAGCGGCACTATCAGTAAAGTAGATCCGCATACCGGCGTAAAAAAACTGTTACTCAGCATCCCTGATGTATACCGTCAGCGCACACTGGGCCTCTTGGGTATGGCCATACATCCGGATAAAAAGCTGCCTTATGTTTTTGTAGACTATACCCATCTCAACAAAGACTCTTCCATCGTATCACGGCTGGTGCGTTATACCTATACCACCGATACCCTGAAAGACCCGCTGCTACTGCTGGAGCTGCCCGGTAATACCGGACATAACGGCTCCCGTGTGGCCATCTCTCCGGATGGTAAAGTGTTGCTTTCTACCGGTGATGCCGCCCATGATCAGCTTGCACCAGACACTGCATCGCTGAATGGTAAAGTGTTACGCCTCAACATCGACGGTACAGTACCTTCAGATAATCCTTATCCTGGCAACTACCTCTGGTCCAGAGGACATCGTAATATTCAGGGCCTCGTGTTTACCGATAAAGGCCGGCTCTTTGCCTCCGAACATGGCGACGCCACCGATGATGAACTGAACCTCATTCAAAAAGCCGGCTACTACGGATGGCCCAGCATAGAAGGTTATGCAGACCGTCCGGATGAAAAAGCCCATGCCGACTCCTTCCCTTTCATCGCACCACTCAAAGCCTGGACACCTACGATAGCACCCGCAGGTATAGACTACTATCACTCCGATAAAATACCGGAATGGAAAAACAGCCTCCTGCTGGGCACTTTGAAAGCTGCCAGTCTCCATGTGATACACCTCAGCAGCACCCAGGATGCTGTTACCAGTGAAGACATCTATTTCTCCGGTAAGTACGGCCGTCTGCGGGATATCTGCATTTCTCCGGAAGGCGATGTCTATATCGCCACCAGTAACCGCGACTGGAACCCGGGTAAAGGATTCCCGTTGCCACATGACGACCGTATCCTGCGCATCGCTGCACTCCGTCCGGGAGAGAAGGTACCGGCCACGGCTACACGCGAAACAGCCAAAGCTGCTACCGTAACTGCTGCCAGTTCAGGCGCCGGCATCTACAAAAATTATTGTGAAGCCTGTCATAAACCAGATGGCAAAGGTGTACCGTCCTCCTTCCCAGCCCTGGCAGGCAATAAGCTGGTGACCGGCGATGCGAAGCCGCTGATACAAACCATCCTGCAGGGCCGCAGCGGCGATACCAAAAGCAAAACCAGCACCTACAGTGAACAAATGCCCGCCTTCAACTTCCTGAAAGATGAAGAGATCGCGGCCGTGGCCACTTACATCCGCAGCAGCTGGGGCAACAGCGCCGACAGCATCAGCACTGACACCGTCACCAAAACAAAACAGCACTGA
- a CDS encoding putative oxidoreductase C-terminal domain-containing protein, with product MKQNIIFATITTALLSCGTSHQKQSAMHLIALDPGHFHASLVQQQMYPGIDSTIRVFTPEGPEVKQYLASIERFNQQTDPPVHWATDVYTGHDYLEKMLQQPPGNIVVIAGNNRLKATYIRRSVHAGQHVLADKPMAIDAASFDSLQAAFQEAADKKVQLYDIMTERYEIRNTLQRELALLPDVFGTLEPGSQQDPSVVKNSVHHFKKLVAGKTMVRPAWYVDETQQGEGIVDVTTHLVDLVQWTCFPEQTIHYRTDIHVDSARRWATPMTLQQYSDITGQNSFPEYLHKNISKDSILQVYANGAFDYTIKGIHANISVTWNYQAPEGTGDTHYSLLRGSLASLIIRQGAEQQYKPVLYIESTHCHDSTYTKMVESRIAALTHKYPGLSLKKNDKGWEVVIPETLAKKHEALFGKVMQQFLEYIRNNNMPAWEVPNMLAKYYTTTQALTLAQQTASRQ from the coding sequence ATGAAGCAAAATATTATCTTTGCCACCATAACCACCGCATTATTGTCTTGCGGTACTAGCCATCAAAAACAATCCGCCATGCACCTGATCGCTTTAGATCCCGGGCACTTCCATGCCTCTCTGGTACAACAACAGATGTATCCCGGTATAGACTCCACCATCCGGGTGTTTACACCGGAAGGTCCGGAAGTAAAACAATACCTGGCCAGTATTGAGCGGTTCAATCAACAAACCGATCCGCCCGTACACTGGGCTACCGACGTATATACCGGTCACGACTATCTGGAGAAAATGCTGCAACAGCCGCCCGGAAATATTGTGGTGATCGCCGGTAACAACCGGCTAAAGGCAACGTATATACGCCGTTCTGTACATGCCGGGCAACATGTGCTGGCAGACAAGCCCATGGCTATAGACGCCGCCAGCTTCGATTCCCTGCAGGCCGCCTTTCAGGAAGCCGCCGATAAAAAAGTACAGCTGTATGATATCATGACAGAACGTTATGAAATCCGTAATACCCTCCAGCGTGAACTGGCACTGCTCCCCGATGTATTTGGCACATTGGAGCCAGGCAGTCAGCAAGACCCTTCTGTGGTAAAAAACAGCGTTCATCATTTCAAAAAACTGGTAGCCGGCAAAACCATGGTACGTCCTGCATGGTATGTTGATGAAACACAGCAGGGAGAAGGGATTGTAGATGTGACCACCCACCTTGTAGATCTCGTGCAGTGGACTTGTTTCCCGGAGCAAACCATCCACTACCGTACAGACATACACGTAGACAGCGCCAGACGCTGGGCCACTCCCATGACATTGCAACAGTATTCAGACATTACCGGACAAAACAGCTTCCCTGAATATCTGCATAAAAACATCAGCAAAGACAGCATACTGCAAGTATATGCCAATGGCGCCTTTGACTATACCATCAAAGGAATACATGCCAATATATCCGTTACCTGGAACTACCAGGCGCCTGAAGGTACCGGCGACACACATTATTCCCTGCTCCGCGGAAGCCTCGCATCCCTGATCATCCGCCAGGGCGCCGAACAACAATACAAACCAGTATTGTACATAGAATCCACTCACTGTCACGACAGCACCTATACGAAAATGGTGGAATCCCGTATTGCTGCGCTGACACATAAATACCCAGGCCTGTCTCTCAAAAAAAATGACAAAGGCTGGGAAGTGGTAATACCGGAAACACTGGCTAAAAAACACGAAGCCCTTTTCGGCAAGGTGATGCAGCAGTTCCTGGAATATATACGGAACAACAACATGCCTGCCTGGGAAGTACCCAATATGCTGGCCAAATACTACACTACCACACAGGCGCTCACTTTAGCCCAACAAACAGCGTCCCGTCAGTAG
- a CDS encoding Nramp family divalent metal transporter: MSSPGTTMEKTPATANGNVQKKHSYKAWLQSLGPGLITAALVFGPSKVTIASIMGASYGFSLLWIVAVAIFFMIIFTTMAARVGIATSESLLSTISRKWGIPARIVIGVGVFLVTASFQAGNSIGAGITLAEATHSSKTIWIIVCNIAGISILFFRTFYKMLEKIMIGLIIMMLFAFMVTMILSHPPVTGIATGFVPTVPTGSQKLIIAFMASCFSIVGAIYQSYLVQERKRLRPEVSLTGKETLPGMLILGFMSATVMICAATVLHPAGIKINNATDMAIALEPVFGNAASGLFLVGLFGASFSSLLGNAALGGTLLGDALGYGGQLSSGIVRTFIAVIMIIGASVAITFGKLPLELIVLAQAVTIFIVPFIGIALYLVANDATVMGPLKNNTFTNIAGAIGLIVMLLLAVSNAITLFFS, translated from the coding sequence ATGTCATCACCTGGAACAACAATGGAAAAAACGCCGGCAACTGCCAACGGCAACGTTCAAAAAAAACATAGCTATAAGGCCTGGTTACAATCACTCGGGCCAGGACTCATCACCGCCGCACTGGTATTCGGACCCAGCAAAGTCACCATCGCTTCTATTATGGGCGCAAGCTATGGTTTCTCCTTATTATGGATTGTGGCGGTAGCTATCTTCTTCATGATCATCTTCACCACCATGGCTGCACGGGTGGGCATCGCCACCAGCGAATCCTTACTCAGCACCATCAGCCGCAAATGGGGGATACCGGCACGCATCGTCATCGGAGTGGGTGTATTCCTGGTAACAGCCTCCTTTCAGGCCGGCAACTCTATTGGCGCCGGTATCACACTGGCAGAAGCCACCCATTCCAGCAAAACCATCTGGATCATCGTCTGTAATATCGCTGGTATCAGCATCCTGTTTTTCCGCACCTTCTATAAGATGCTGGAAAAAATTATGATAGGACTTATTATCATGATGTTGTTTGCCTTTATGGTAACGATGATCCTCTCCCACCCCCCTGTAACGGGCATTGCCACCGGTTTTGTTCCGACCGTACCTACGGGTTCACAAAAACTTATCATCGCCTTTATGGCCTCCTGCTTCTCTATTGTGGGCGCTATCTATCAATCCTATCTGGTACAGGAGCGTAAACGTTTAAGACCAGAGGTTAGCCTCACCGGAAAAGAGACATTGCCCGGTATGCTGATACTTGGCTTCATGAGCGCCACCGTGATGATCTGCGCCGCTACGGTATTACACCCCGCCGGCATCAAAATCAATAACGCCACCGATATGGCCATCGCACTGGAACCCGTATTTGGCAACGCCGCTTCCGGATTATTCCTGGTAGGCCTCTTTGGCGCTTCCTTTTCTTCCCTGCTAGGTAATGCAGCCCTGGGTGGCACCTTACTGGGAGACGCCCTCGGTTATGGCGGGCAACTCAGCTCCGGCATAGTTCGTACATTCATTGCCGTTATCATGATCATCGGCGCCAGTGTGGCTATCACTTTTGGCAAGCTGCCACTGGAACTGATTGTGCTTGCACAGGCTGTCACCATTTTTATCGTACCGTTTATCGGCATTGCGCTCTATCTTGTAGCCAATGACGCCACCGTCATGGGACCGCTGAAAAACAACACCTTCACCAACATCGCCGGCGCCATCGGGCTGATAGTGATGCTCCTGCTGGCCGTAAGCAACGCCATCACCCTGTTCTTTTCGTAA